The stretch of DNA GCAGGGATTTGGGGGAGAGattgtgtttttatagtagaagGAACATATTTAAAAGTGACATTTATTCCAATTCCACCAATAACAGTAAAGATAGTATTTGATAAAGAATTTACAAACTGTACCGAAATTGTGAATCTTTTAATTAACCTTTCTAAAATTGTTAAACATTATAATGTTACATATTATTAAGGTATAAGGATAAAAACTGTTCAGGAATTACATATCATTGTAATATAGCTTTGGTACTATACACTTAATGTTGGTGTAagtgaattattattaaaattacaattaaagtaattatctatattaaaaaaagtatagaaaaacaaaatataaataatggtACTTTAGAGAGATAAAAACGCTTGAAAATCTAGCCCGATTATGCTCAGTTTATTTCAGTGACGCTAAGTAAGCTTCATTAACGTTCTTTGTTTTGGGCGCAGCACATCAGGTGCCAGACTGCCAGCCTATTCCTCCCACGCGCAGACTCAGAGGGGCGGAGCTTGCGTGGGTGAGGTCGGTGTTTATAATACAGCGCAGTGACTCGCACTTTACTCACTGTGGAAAAATGGCCAGACAGTGGAAGACTGTAGCTTGCCTCCTAGGCTTCATGTGCGCGATTGTTGCTGTGGCATCAGCCCGGGACGTTGCTCGGCCTCCACGCGGGAGGATGACTGGAGGCCTCAGACCTGCAAGTACCGACAATGCACAAGTTGCAAGCATGTTGGATTTCGCTGTTTCTGAGCACAACAAAAAATCCAATGATATGTACTTCCACAAAGTCTCCAGGATTGTCAGCGCTCAAACTCAGgtttgtattttaaaacattcttagAATAACTGTGTGGCCGAGTTTTTTTGTAGCCCGTGATGTGTAGCCCTTTAGTCAGTTGAAAATGTTGATTAGACAGTCCGGCCGCATAGTGGATAAATAACGGAACAAGCAATGGAGGAAGTAACTTGTCAGAGGTGGAATTTGGTTTTCGTGGTGTAAGCTCGGGGTTATACTGACATTCCGAAAGTGAAAAATCACGCGCTCTGTTTATCGTACACAATTCTATTTAATTAATAACACTACTCAGAGCTGTAATGAAAATGTCGATATATCAGGGTTAACTTTTTGGCCCATATTAGGTGGTGCTTtgcaatgccatttttttttttgcgtttagAATACTTATAAAAGTGGGCTGCTCCTGCATCCCTTTATGGAATAGTACCATCTATCCACTTATACAGAGCACTGGCAACAAGGCAGAACAagaagggcaccagtccattgcagggtgaacacagacATTGAACCACCTAACCCACCTGTGTTTGACAGAAAAGCTGGAGCACCCAGGGAAGGCTGTGGACACACttctacacagggaggacatgcaaactccacaaatggAGCTCGAGaacttgaaccctggtctccttgttgcAAGGAAACAtcattaccactgtgccaccttataGGATAGTAGAAATGAATAGGTAACCTGCATAATGTACAGGAGTGGAGAATGCAACTTGCAATAGTGTAAATGTAGACATTGTGATAGAATAACCGCTTGTGATTCATATAGGGTGGTTAGAATGACTGAGTCACAGTTCAAGAAATCTAGGTTCCAATTTCAACACTCACACTGTATCTGGATTTTAATTTGTTCTTCTTGAGTGGAAGTTCAAATCAGGAAGTCCATCACGTGATGTTAAGAGAACTGACGTTGACATTGATCAGAGTTGTATGGCAGAACAATTTTTGTAATATAGTGTTTGGGCATGTCACACCATAAAACATACCTGCATGAACTAAATACGCAAACTATGCAGTTATTTGTCCCAACAATTACATGATTTTTAGCAAGTCTTGAGTTACTGAAATACTTATACataagcataataataaaaacatgagaTGGATTTCAACATGTATACCTagaaaaactgtacattttaaaactcATTTCTTTCACGTCCTGCAAATCAGGCACGTGATTTCAAATTAGTTTTCACAATTGACTGCTTTGCCCCCCTTACCACTTGACCAGTCAAAGGAACATCCTTTTAACTAACAGGCGAGATGTCTCTGAAATGTAAAGTGTCATGTGCTTGTTCCCCTCCCCATATCTAGATACAATGAGAGATGCATGGAAGAGGTATCTGAATTTAACATACCAGAAAATGCTTGGATGTCTACATtacgtagagtttgcatgtctgCTATTTGCGCATAGCTCTCTTGATTTGGTCTGAGTTACTGCATCACCTGCAtatatgcaaaattaaattagtaaaaaatTAATCCTGAAGTAGATAATCTGTacaccaaataaataaacacaccagGCTCTTTGGGGTGTATCCTGTGCTCTTCAGCCAATTGCAGTACAATTATCATAAGAGCAGGCTGGTTTTATGACCTTTGATATTTTGCTAGCATGCAGCCTTATTCTTATAGTGTGAAAAAAAGTCACCACCTCCTTTGCACTCTTGCTGGATCAGGGATATGGTACTCTTTGCCGTATTGCAAAAGTTTAGGCACACCTTCAAAGATCAGCCATTAGCTTTTTTCATAATGGGAAGAGTTGATGTGTCATATTTTAACAGTGAAAGATTGTGTAACAATGACTGCTGGTGACTTAAACTTCATAAAGGATGTGCACACTTAGATATGTATTTATTGTTGTAACGTGCAAGTCTTACGTATTGACAGTAtgtgaatgtttgtgtttttcacaCAGGGAGGGAAAGTCCAGATTAGAACTGGTCATCTTCTCTAATATGTAAAGGTGAATATGTGCTTGTCCTGTATGCAGATCCACAACATTTCCAGATTTTGCACAGATTCCATATTTGTAGAGACGAAGAGCAGCGACTACGCTTCATTCTAAAAAATGTTCTCTCCTGGGGAAATTTCTTTAGTGACCTTATGTGTGCTGTATTAGGGAAGGGCCCCTAGGAGTCATTCTGGGGACTTTCTGTTCGTCCTGGTGGATTTAATTGgttagattttgatttttgggCCAAAATTTATTCCATCCTGGGCAGCGCTGggcataaaaaaatatgaaaaggatAAACTAATGTTAACCTTATCAGTTTATGTTTACTTCTGTGCGATATGGCCTTTTTAAGATGCAATTCTctttgctcaaaaaaaaaaaaaataataatcatcaaCCTGTATAAGACAAACAAAGTATATATCATCTGACAGTTCTCCCTCTGTACTGAACCAAAAAAATCGTCACAagtgcttgtttttctttatattattacaTCCTCATATCTGCTTAATCGCCTCCTTTTCGTCTTAACATTGGAGTTGGCCTTTTTgtacaatacaaatacattttattttgtgctttctcCATGATGAGTGTGGAGCTTGAAACTGTATTATGGACAACAAAGCAGTAGTAACTTGCCATTATTACTTCTAAATGTTATCTTTTCATTTGTAATTCTCTGCACATTAATGTGTGAAAGGCTGTTTAACGTTTTGTTTTGCAGCGAGCAGATGATTAGCTCGACAAACAGAGGGAAAGTGAGATTTATCAGACCGCCTCTGTTGAAATGCAGACTTTGTCCTAAAAAGCTTTGGGgactcttttaataaataaacctgCTTATCCTTTGCACCATCAATTCCATTTCAGTGACTTGAGGAAAGATAGAATCGTGCGTCGtcaggcccgccgccagaaatatttgggctcCAGAgaactgggtacgtgtgggcccctctgccttcccccgggtccccacatgccaaaaaaaatcaagcgtgaaggggcccctTTCCGTTAGGGCCCCGGcccagagtcccgtttgtcccgCAGAATAAATACATCCCAATCTAAGAAATTATTTACACCTTCAGTCTTAAAGCAGTCTAATAATAAAGAGTAGATAAGCAAGAATTGCGACTTATACTGTAGtaagtttactttttttatatcTTAGTGTATTTACTACTAAATTTGAATGATTGAAATgtacattataataatatttaccaTTTCCTTGATCCTTAAATGAAATTAATCTGCAGTAAACAATGTTTGCCAAACATTTCTTTGATCTTGTTTTCCAGGTGGTAGCTGGATTAAAGTATTACATAGAAGCCGAGATTGAACGTACCACCTGCAGAAAAGGAAGCGAAATGGTAGAAAATACATTGGATGAATGCGCTACCCATGATGCTCCCGAGATGGCAAAGGTTTGTAATTaagattgattttattatttacaatccTCTTTCAATTAAAGTTGATTTTCTGGGTAGGAAGTGGGGGAGTGAGATGGCAGGGGTTGGAGGCACGGTGGCACATGGTGTTATTTTGTATCCCTTAGTTGGTGTATGGATCATCCAAACTTAAAGATTTGTCTTCACAGTTAAACTGTTTATCATTTAAGGACTTATAAAtaatgcagtgggctggcgccctgcccggggtttgtttcctgccttgagccccgtgttggctgggattggctccagcagacccccgtgaccctgtagttaggatatagcgggttggataatggatggatagacttaTAAATAAACATGCATTATTTATCAAGCCCCatagtttataaaaaaaacaaaacaaacgcaCACTAAGCACTTTAAAAGAGGAGTTTACAGAAGTTGTTGGGGATAGAGTGACTCGGTCTGTTTTGCTTAGCATGTTGCTGCTGGAAACTTCATCAGGATAAGTGGAGTGATGGAAGGGATAAAAGGGTAGTCTGCTTCAagattaaaacagtaaaaatccACAAGCTGCCATACACTCAGTAGCGTGTGATGTT from Polypterus senegalus isolate Bchr_013 chromosome 16, ASM1683550v1, whole genome shotgun sequence encodes:
- the LOC120516676 gene encoding cystatin-2-like; its protein translation is MARQWKTVACLLGFMCAIVAVASARDVARPPRGRMTGGLRPASTDNAQVASMLDFAVSEHNKKSNDMYFHKVSRIVSAQTQVVAGLKYYIEAEIERTTCRKGSEMVENTLDECATHDAPEMAKKLTCRFEIWTRPWIPLITIEKEECS